A stretch of the Enoplosus armatus isolate fEnoArm2 chromosome 13, fEnoArm2.hap1, whole genome shotgun sequence genome encodes the following:
- the LOC139294804 gene encoding histone H3, translating to MARTKQTARKSTGGKAPRKQLATKAARKSAPATGGVKKPHRYRPGTVALREIRRYQKSTELLIRKLPFQRLVREIAQDFKTDLRFQSSAVMALQEASEAYLVGLFEDTNLCAIHAKRVTIMPKDIQLARRIRGERA from the coding sequence ATGGCAAGAACCAAGCAGACTGCCCGTAAATCCACCGGAGGCAAAGCCCCCAGGAAGCAGCTGGCGACCAAGGCCGCCCGTAAGAGCGCCCCGGCCACCGGCGGCGTGAAGAAGCCTCACCGTTACAGGCCCGGTACCGTGGCTCTCAGAGAGATCCGCCGCTACCAGAAGTCCACCGAGCTGCTGATCCGCAAGCTGCCCTTCCAGCGCCTGGTGAGGGAGATCGCTCAGGACTTCAAGACCGACCTGCGCTTCCAGAGCTCCGCCGTCATGGCTCTGCAGGAGGCCAGCGAGGCTTACCTGGTCGGTCTGTTCGAGGACACCAACCTGTGCGCCATCCACGCCAAGAGGGTCACCATCATGCCCAAGGACATCCAGCTGGCCCGCCGCATCCGCGGAGAGAGGGCTTAA
- the LOC139294912 gene encoding late histone H2A.L3, whose product MSGRGKGAGKARAKAKSRSSRAGLQFPVGRVHRLLRKGNYAQRVGAGAPVYLAAVLEYLTAEILELAGNAARDNKKTRIIPRHLQLAVRNDEELNKLLGGVTIAQGGVLPNIQAVLLPKKTEKPAKK is encoded by the coding sequence atgtctgGTCGCGGAAAAGGAGCCGGTAAAGCCAGAGCTAAGGCCAAGAGCCGTTCTTCTCGTGCCGGGCTTCAGTTCCCAGTCGGCCGTGTTCACAGGCTGCTCAGGAAGGGTAACTATGCTCAGCGTGTCGGTGCCGGAGCCCCCGTCTATCTGGCGGCGGTGCTGGAGTACCTGACCGCTGAGATCCTGGAGCTGGCCGGGAACGCTGCCCGCGACAACAAGAAGACCAGGATCATCCCCCGTCACCTGCAGCTGGCCGTCCGCAACGACGAGGAGCTCAACAAGCTGCTGGGCGGAGTCACCATCGCTCAGGGCGGCGTGCTGCCCAACATCCAGGCGGTCCTGCTGCCCAAGAAGACCGAGAAGCCCGCCAAGAAGTAA
- the LOC139294807 gene encoding histone H2A-like, with amino-acid sequence MSGRGKTGGKARAKAKTRSSRAGLQFPVGRVHRLLRKGNYAERVGAGAPVYLAAVLEYLTAEILELAGNAARDNKKTRIIPRHLQLAVRNDEELNKLLGGVTIAQGGVLPNIQAVLLPKKTEKPAKK; translated from the coding sequence ATGAGTGGACGAGGCAAAACCGGAGGAAAAGCCAGAGCTAAGGCCAAGACCCGATCCTCCCGGGCCGGGCTTCAGTTCCCAGTCGGCCGTGTTCACAGGCTGCTACGCAAAGGCAACTATGCGGAGCGTGTCGGTGCCGGAGCCCCCGTCTATCTGGCGGCGGTGCTGGAGTACCTGACCGCTGAGATCCTGGAGTTGGCCGGGAACGCTGCCCGCGACAACAAGAAGACCAGGATCATCCCCCGTCACCTGCAGCTGGCCGTCCGCAACGACGAGGAGCTCAACAAGCTGCTGGGCGGAGTCACCATCGCTCAGGGCGGCGTGCTGCCCAACATCCAGGCGGTCCTGCTGCCCAAGAAGACCGAGAAGCCCGCCAAGAAGTAA
- the LOC139295696 gene encoding histone H4 translates to MSGRGKGGKGLGKGGAKRHRKVLRDNIQGITKPAIRRLARRGGVKRISGLIYEETRGVLKVFLENVIRDAVTYTEHAKRKTVTAMDVVYALKRQGRTLYGFGG, encoded by the coding sequence atgagtgGACGAGGCAAGGGAGGTAAAGGACTCGGTAAAGGAGGCGCCAAGCGTCACCGTAAAGTGCTCCGTGATAACAtccaggggatcaccaaacccGCTATCCGCCGTCTGGCTCGCCGCGGCGGGGTGAAGCGTATCTCCGGTCTGATCTACGAGGAGACCCGCGGTGTGCTCAAGGTGTTCCTGGAGAACGTGATTCGTGACGCCGTCACCTACACCGAGCACGCCAAGAGGAAGACCGTCACCGCCATGGACGTGGTCTACGCTCTGAAGAGACAGGGTCGCACCCTGTACGGCTTCGGAGGCTAA
- the st6gal1 gene encoding beta-galactoside alpha-2,6-sialyltransferase 1, translated as MGYKIPGAAMDRVSLLWRLRRRARRGVLCMAFFCISMALLYAICAENSVPVTDAIFGVRARTRAQPRAHSVIKVLRGGAKPMYIDPQKLPGVVPGDPHRPIPVLSSPNHTHEAGDSSSKRQPREREPSGFFARLLPRPFTRALETLFGGRRRGELSGRAGDAEFFGPHGLLGEVWDDEMSSSMLGSRLRKVVQNYQAMNKYGVEFSGPGGVSSRPKLSGPKLLCQLKDNVEVTTLTPDLQPFSSLPWATQLPPKQLTSDLGPYKSCAVVSSAGSLRYSGLGKEIDSHDAVLRFNAAPTTGYEKDVGYKTTFRLINSQVMASDDHRFLSSSLYSSGALVAWDPAPFSADLTQWYNRTDYPIFTQYQRYRRLHPMQPFYILHPRFEWQVWQRIQDNMAEPIQKNPPSSGLLGTVLMMSLCEVVHVYEFLPSRRKTELCHYYQRFFDAACTLGAYHPLLYEKNLVKRMNQGSDRDIYTHGRVTLPGFSKMNCTQAAGDGPNH; from the exons ATCCCTGGGGCGGCGATGGACAGAGTCAGCCTGCTGTGGCGTCTGAGGCGCCGGGCTCGCCGTGGAGTGCTCTGCATGGCCTTCTTCTGCATCTCCATGGCTCTGCTCTACGCCATCTGTGCTGAAAACAGCGTTCCTGTCACTGACGCCATCTTTGGGGTCCGGGCGCGAACCCGGGCTCAGCCTCGTGCACACTCTGTCATCAAG GTCCTGCGAGGCGGAGCCAAGCCCATGTACATCGACCCTCAGAAGCTTCCTGGTGTCGTCCCAGGTGACCCTCACCGTCCAatccctgtcctctcctctccaaacCACACCCACGAAGCCGGGGACTCCTCGTCAAAGCGACAGCCGAGAGAGCGGGAGCCCTCTGGGTTTTTCGCTCGGCTGCTGCCGCGCCCCTTCACTCGTGCGCTGGAGACCCTGTTCGGAGGCCGACGGAGGGGGGAGCTGAGTGGGAGAGCGGGGGATGCAGAGTTCTTTGGACCTCATGGGCTTTTGGGAGAGGTATGGGATGATGAGATGTCCAGTAGCATGCTGGGAAGCAGACTGAGGAAGGTGGTGCAGAATTATCAG gcGATGAATAAGTACGGAGTCGAGTTCTCCGGCCCTGGCGGTGTGTCCAGCAGGCCCAAGTTGAGTGGCCCCAAGCTTCTCTGCCAACTGAAGGACAACGTAGAAGTCACGactttgacccctgacctccaGCCCTTCTCGTCACTGCCCTGGGCCACCCAGCTGCCACCGAagcagctgacctctgacctcggGCCGTACAAGAGCTGTGCTGTGGTGTCGTCAGCAGGGTCGCTCCGCTACTCTGGACTTGGCAAAGAGATCG ACTCTCACGATGCTGTGCTGCGTTTCAATGCCGCGCCCACCACCGGCTACGAGAAGGATGTCGGGTATAAAACCACGTTCCGTCTCATCAACTCACAG GTGATGGCATCTGATGACCATCGTTTCCTGTCCAGTTCTCTGTACAGCTCAGGTGCTCTGGTGGCCTGGGACCCCGCCCCCTTCTCTGCTGACCTCACTCAG TGGTACAACAGGACAGACTACCCCATCTTCACCCAGTACCAGAGATACAGGAGGCTTCATCCTATGCAGCCTTTCTACATCCTGCATCCTCGCTTTGAGTGGCAGGTCTGGCAAAGAATACAAGACAACATGGCCGAGCCGATACAGAAGAATCCCCCCTCCTCCGGTCTGCTCG GCACCGTCCTGATGATGTCGCTGTGCGAGGTGGTGCACGTTTACGAGTTCCTGCCGTCCCGGAGGAAGACGGAGCTCTGCCATTACTACCAGCGTTTCTTCGACGCCGCCTGCACGCTCGGCGCCTACCACCCTCTGCTGTACGAGAAGAACCTGGTCAAACGGATGAACCAGGGGTCGGACCGCGACATCTACACCCACGGACGCGTCACTCTTCCTGGGTTCAGCAAGATGAACTGTACCCAGGCTGCTGGAGATGGACCCAACCACTGA
- the LOC139294808 gene encoding histone H2B 1/2-like: MPDPVKAPKKGSKKAVSKTVTKTGKKKRKTRRESYAIYVYKVLKQVHPDTGISSKAMLIMNSFVSDIFERIAGESSRLAHYNKRSTITSREIQTAVRLLLPGELAKHAVSEGTKAVTKYTSSK; the protein is encoded by the coding sequence ATGCCTGACCCAGTGAAAGCACCGAAGAAGGGCTCGAAGAAAGCCGTCTCTAAGACCGTTACCAAGACCGgtaagaagaagagaaagaccaGGAGGGAGAGTTATGCTATCTACGTGTACAAGGTCCTGAAGCAGGTCCACCCCGACACCGGTATCTCCTCCAAGGCCATGCTGATCATGAACTCCTTCGTGAGTGACATCTTTGAGCGCATCGCCGGTGAGTCCTCCCGTTTGGCTCACTACAACAAGCGCTCCACCATCACCTCCAGGGAGATCCAGACCGCCGTCCGCCTGCTGCTACCCGGTGAGCTGGCCAAGCACGCCGTGTCCGAGGGGACCAAGGCCGTGACCAAATACACCAGCTCCAAGTAA
- the LOC139295019 gene encoding histone H2B 1/2-like, protein MPEPGKAPKKGSKKAVSKATKSGKKRKRTRRESYAIYVYKVLKQVHPDTGISSKAMGIMNSFVSDIFERIAGEASRLAHYNKRSTITSREIQTAVRLLLPGELAKHAVSEGTKAVTKYTSSK, encoded by the coding sequence ATGCCAGAACCCGGCAAAGCACCCAAGAAGGGCTCAAAGAAAGCCGTGTCTAAAGCCACCAAGAGCGGCAAGAAGCGCAAGAGGACCAGGAGGGAGAGCTATGCCATCTACGTTTACAAAGTGCTGAAGCAGGTCCATCCCGACACCGGCATCTCCTCCAAGGCCATGGGCATCATGAACTCCTTCGTGAGCGACATCTTTGAGCGCATCGCCGGTGAGGCTTCCCGCCTGGCTCACTACAACAAGCGCTCCACCATCACCTCCAGGGAGATCCAGACCGCCGTCCGCCTGCTGCTGCCCGGTGAGCTGGCCAAGCACGCCGTGTCCGAGGGGACCAAGGCCGTGACCAAGTACACCAGCTCCAAGTAA
- the LOC139294811 gene encoding histone H4 has product MSGRGKGGKGLGKGGAKRHRKVLRDNIQGITKPAIRRLARRGGVKRISGLIYEETRGVLKVFLENVIRDAVTYTEHAKRKTVTAMDVVYALKRQGRTLYGFGG; this is encoded by the coding sequence ATGAGTGGACGAGGCAAGGGAGGCAAAGGACTCGGTAAAGGAGGCGCCAAGCGTCACCGTAAAGTGCTCCGTGATAACAtccaggggatcaccaaacccGCCATCCGCCGTCTGGCTCGCCGCGGCGGAGTCAAGCGTATCTCCGGTCTGATCTACGAGGAGACCCGCGGTGTGCTCAAGGTGTTCCTGGAGAACGTCATCCGTGACGCCGTCACCTACACCGAGCACGCCAAGAGGAAGACCGTCACCGCCATGGACGTGGTCTACGCTCTGAAGAGACAGGGGCGCACCCTGTACGGCTTCGGAGGCTAA